One genomic region from Haloterrigena gelatinilytica encodes:
- a CDS encoding PAS domain S-box protein gives MESPSPIEAELESRLRQQEAVAELGQRALEPADLDGLIDDAAAAVTDALGAEYCGVLEVLPDGDGDAASLRGGVGWRSGVVGSTTVPAGRESLVGVTLRTDDPVIVEDRRCDGAVFDAELLASHDVTSGISVPVGSAGEPWGVLGAYSSDQRTFTERDATFLRGVANVIAGAIDRAENDRRLREREARLERYTEYTDGILDAVDDVFYVVDETGDVQRWNETLNAVTGYTDAEIESMRALEFIAEEDRERAAEEIRAVFETGSARLEVGLLTKGGERIPYEFVAVGLENPEGTRVLAGIGRDVTERKQRERELAKYETIVETMSDGIYVKGEDGRFTMVNEAYARMTGYDRGDLVGEHASLVVDEAAIEESKKRLTTAGEGKSDVENPVMEAKLQRADGDRVPVEGTFATRRTEDGRQEEIGVVRDITERKRREQERRRVVRALEAAREGISLLDENGAFIYVNDAYAETFRYEPEEMIGEHWDDLGIEADSSRFVDDILPRISAEGQWSGTTTCVRSDGTTFLSQHSLTETDDGELICLVRDITEQRERERDLQAVRTQLDIATEAASVGIWTWDVREDVVTADDYLASTYGMDPELAADGAPMDAFYESIHEDDRARTRERLERAVEETGELEAEYRVRDANGDLVWVVARGEVEYDDDGTPVRLDGAISDITELKRRERQLEESERRYRTLAEHFPNGAVGVYDENLRYTLIEGAVLGDTLPEAEQMEGERMSAVFPDDVCRQLAPLYRAAIEDGETDSTTITFDGEHWQIWAAPLRDADGEIFAGLSLAQEITERVERERRLEELIDRLEESNERLEQFAYAASHDLQEPLRMVSSYLRLIESRYADVLDEDGREFIDFAVDGAERMRDMIDGLLAYSRVERGGDPFEPVDLDGVLENVLEDLQVRIEETDAEISAEELPRVAGDRDQLRQLFQNLLENALEYSGDEPPRVHVSARRRAGRDDRWVIAVRDEGIGIDPDDADEIFEVFESLHSRGEHDGTGIGLALCERIVERHGGEIRLESEPGEGSTFAVTLPAADKREP, from the coding sequence ATGGAATCGCCCTCGCCGATCGAGGCGGAACTCGAGAGCCGACTTCGGCAACAGGAGGCGGTCGCGGAACTCGGACAGCGGGCGCTGGAACCGGCCGACCTCGACGGGCTGATCGACGACGCAGCCGCGGCCGTCACCGACGCGCTGGGTGCCGAGTACTGCGGCGTGCTCGAGGTGCTCCCGGACGGGGACGGGGACGCGGCCTCGTTGCGAGGGGGCGTCGGCTGGCGTTCGGGCGTCGTCGGATCGACGACCGTCCCCGCGGGTCGGGAGTCGCTGGTCGGCGTCACGCTGCGCACCGACGACCCGGTGATCGTCGAAGATCGACGATGCGACGGGGCCGTCTTCGACGCCGAGTTGCTCGCCAGTCACGACGTTACCAGCGGCATCAGCGTCCCCGTCGGCTCGGCCGGCGAGCCGTGGGGCGTCCTCGGGGCCTACTCGAGCGACCAGCGGACGTTTACCGAGCGCGACGCGACGTTTCTCCGCGGCGTCGCGAACGTCATCGCGGGGGCGATCGACCGCGCGGAGAATGACCGACGCCTGCGCGAGCGCGAGGCGAGACTCGAGCGGTACACGGAGTACACCGACGGCATCCTCGACGCGGTCGACGACGTGTTCTACGTCGTCGACGAGACGGGCGACGTCCAGCGGTGGAACGAGACGCTGAACGCGGTCACCGGCTACACCGACGCGGAGATCGAATCGATGCGGGCCCTGGAGTTCATCGCCGAGGAGGACCGCGAGCGAGCCGCCGAGGAGATCCGGGCGGTCTTCGAAACCGGAAGCGCGCGACTCGAGGTGGGGCTGCTGACCAAAGGCGGCGAGCGGATCCCCTACGAGTTCGTCGCCGTCGGACTCGAGAATCCCGAGGGAACGCGCGTGCTGGCCGGTATCGGGCGCGACGTCACCGAGCGGAAGCAACGCGAGCGGGAACTGGCCAAGTACGAGACGATCGTCGAGACGATGTCCGACGGGATCTACGTGAAAGGCGAGGACGGCCGGTTCACGATGGTCAACGAGGCGTACGCTCGAATGACCGGCTACGACCGCGGGGACCTGGTCGGCGAACACGCCTCCCTCGTCGTCGACGAGGCCGCGATCGAGGAGTCGAAAAAGCGACTGACGACGGCCGGCGAAGGGAAGTCGGACGTCGAGAACCCCGTCATGGAAGCGAAACTGCAGCGGGCCGACGGGGATCGCGTTCCCGTCGAAGGGACGTTCGCGACGCGACGGACGGAAGACGGCCGACAGGAAGAGATCGGCGTCGTCCGGGACATCACCGAACGGAAGCGCCGAGAGCAGGAACGTCGACGCGTCGTGCGGGCGCTCGAGGCCGCCCGCGAGGGGATCAGCCTGCTCGACGAGAACGGCGCGTTCATCTACGTCAACGACGCGTACGCGGAGACGTTCCGATACGAGCCCGAGGAGATGATCGGCGAACACTGGGACGACCTCGGGATCGAAGCCGATTCGTCCCGCTTCGTCGACGACATTCTGCCGCGCATCTCGGCGGAGGGACAGTGGTCCGGGACGACGACCTGCGTACGCAGCGACGGCACCACCTTCCTCTCCCAGCACTCGCTGACCGAGACCGACGACGGCGAACTCATCTGCCTCGTTCGGGACATCACCGAGCAACGGGAGCGCGAGCGGGATCTGCAGGCGGTTCGAACGCAACTGGACATCGCGACCGAAGCCGCGTCCGTCGGGATCTGGACCTGGGACGTTCGGGAGGACGTCGTCACCGCCGACGACTATCTCGCCTCGACGTACGGCATGGATCCGGAGCTGGCCGCCGACGGCGCACCGATGGACGCCTTCTACGAATCGATCCACGAGGACGACCGGGCCCGGACGCGGGAGCGACTCGAGCGCGCCGTCGAAGAGACGGGCGAACTCGAGGCCGAATACCGCGTTCGGGACGCGAACGGCGACCTCGTGTGGGTCGTCGCCCGCGGCGAGGTCGAGTACGACGACGACGGTACCCCCGTCCGACTGGACGGGGCGATCTCGGATATCACCGAGCTGAAACGCCGCGAACGACAGCTCGAGGAGTCCGAACGCCGCTACCGGACGCTGGCCGAGCACTTCCCGAACGGCGCGGTCGGCGTGTACGACGAGAACCTCCGGTACACGCTGATCGAGGGCGCGGTTCTGGGCGATACGCTTCCCGAGGCGGAGCAGATGGAAGGCGAACGAATGTCGGCGGTCTTTCCGGACGACGTCTGCAGACAACTGGCCCCGCTGTACCGAGCCGCCATCGAGGACGGCGAGACCGACAGCACGACGATCACGTTCGACGGCGAACACTGGCAGATCTGGGCGGCGCCGCTACGGGACGCCGACGGCGAGATCTTCGCCGGGCTGAGCCTCGCACAGGAGATCACCGAACGGGTCGAACGCGAGCGGCGGCTCGAGGAACTGATCGATCGACTCGAGGAGTCCAACGAGCGCTTAGAGCAGTTCGCCTACGCGGCCAGCCACGACCTCCAGGAACCCCTGCGGATGGTCTCGAGCTATCTCCGGTTGATCGAGAGCCGATACGCGGACGTCCTGGACGAGGACGGCCGGGAGTTCATCGACTTCGCGGTCGACGGCGCCGAGCGCATGCGCGACATGATCGACGGCCTGCTGGCGTACTCCCGCGTCGAGAGGGGCGGCGATCCGTTCGAACCCGTCGATCTGGACGGCGTTCTCGAAAACGTCCTCGAGGATCTCCAGGTCCGGATCGAGGAAACGGACGCCGAGATCTCCGCCGAGGAGCTGCCCCGCGTGGCGGGCGACCGCGATCAGTTGCGCCAACTGTTCCAGAACCTCCTGGAGAACGCCCTCGAGTACAGCGGCGACGAGCCGCCGCGCGTTCACGTT